A window from Culex pipiens pallens isolate TS chromosome 3, TS_CPP_V2, whole genome shotgun sequence encodes these proteins:
- the LOC128093349 gene encoding uncharacterized protein LOC128093349, with protein GGGGGGWGGGGGWGGGRGGGGGGGGGGGGGGGGGGGGVGGGGGVGCGGGCGGGGGGGGGWGGGGGWGGGGGGGGGGGGGWGGGGGGGGGGGRGGGGWGGGGGGGVGGGWGGGGVGGWGGGGGGGGGGGGGGGGGGGVGWGGGGWCGGGGWGGGGGGGVAGGGGGGVWGGGGGGGGGGGGGGGG; from the exons ggtgggggggggggggggtgggggggggggggggggtgggggggggggcgggggggtggggggggggggggggggggggggggggggggggggggggggggtgggggtggggtgggggggggggggggtgtggggtgtgggggggggtgtgggggggggggggggggggggggggggtgggggggggggggggggtggggggggggggggggtggggggggtgggggggggggggggtgggggggggggggggggggtggtggggggggggggcggggggggggggggtgggggggtggggggggtgggggggtggg gggggggtgggggggtgggggggtgggggggtggggggggggggggggggggggggggggggggggggggggggggggggggggggggggggttgggtggggggggggggggtggtgtggggggggggggtgggggggtggggggggtgggggggtggcggggggggggggtgggggggtgtggggggggggtgggggtgggggtggggggggtgggggggggggggggggg